A segment of the Thermothelomyces thermophilus ATCC 42464 chromosome 7, complete sequence genome:
TGGCCTCGACTTGGAGAAAGTGTGGCCCCGACTGGATGACGTCCAGAAACGGTCCATCAGCACCCAGCTTGACAAGCTCCTCATCGACCTCCGATCCCTTCCATTTCCACCAAACACACCGCTTGGTGGGGTAGGGGGCCAGGGCTGCAAAGATGGAAGACGGGGTATACGCATCAGTCCCAAGCCGATCCTGGATGTCAGCCAATTCGAAGATTTCATCTTCACTGGCTCCAAAACGGCCTCACACATGTACACTCGATTCCTGCGATCTCTGATGCCCGCATCCCCGGCAAAAGTTGTCTTCACCCACGGAGACATCCGACCGGCAAACATCATGGTGCGCCAGGACGAGGAAGGCTCTTGGACCGTCGTTTCCATCATTGACTGGGAGTCGAGTGGTTTCTATCCCGAGTACTGGGAATGCGTCAAAATGACCAACAACCTAACCCCTAGGGATGGGGATGACTGGTATCTGTTGCTGCCGGAGTCCTTGTCGCCACGGCAGTTCCCAGTGCAGTGGCTGATAGACAGGATATGGGATCGCAATCTGGAGAACAGCTAGATGGGGATCCTTCTTATTGCATGTAATATTCAATCTTCAGGAAAACGAAGATCATTTCTTGACTGACTAGATGGGACTCGGCAAGACGGCCACGTCCctggccgtcgccgtcgttaGCCGCCGCCTGCGCACGCTAGCCGATCACGTCTCCCAGCACCCCGATCAGCATCTCGCGCCCGACGATGAGCGCAAAACAAGTCCGTCGGGAAGCAACTTAGCTACCTCATTCGCAGTTCAACTCCTTCCATATCGCCCCGCCTCGCCGGTTCGTCGCGCATATCATCGCCTGCTGTGGCATTGACAGAGCTATCGGCGGACGGCAGGCGATCCTCAAGGCGGGCCTGAAGGCAAAAGTCCCATAGGGAGACACCTATAAGAATTCCGTGTACCGCCCTAGGAGACGGGATTAGTGGCTTGGTGGCGCAACTGGAAGTGCCTTAGAATGGAGAGCTTAATTACAGCATCGTATATACCATGTAGTGCTGGTCGTCGAGGAGAGCACGGTAGAAGGGACCGGCGCGCTTGTCAAGGTGAGACAAGGCCTCAGCGAAGTCGTACCCAATGCTCGCGCCCAGGAGGATTAGGATGACAATATCGAAGATGACGACACACGGAGGGGGGACATGGCGCAGCCGATGATGACGATCAGTGAGGGCCACCACTTGACTGGCATCGTGCAAGATTGCGCAGACGACCTACACGTTGAGAGGGATGATCATGTTAGCCGGGGCGAACCGAGAAACAGCGGCGGAAGCGGACCTACACCGGCGTATCTGATGCCGTTCGAGTAGCCCAGCGCTTTGCTGATATAAATGAGGAAGATCAAGACAGCGAGCTCAAAGAGAAGTGCCAGCGCCCTGCAGAAAAGGTGAACTCGGGTCGCCGGGTTGGCTAACCGCCTGCGCGGCATGGTGTGTGTAATTTGGCAAGTTTGGCCGCAAGTCGCGACGCGTGAAAGAAACCGGCGAAGGGATTGGTTTCTGGGGGACGGCGCACTCGGGCGGCGGTCATGAAGGAGGATTTCAACAGTGTGCATGCAAACTTTTGATGCGAACTCGCAAAACTCGGGATGTGTGCCTGATATTAACCGAGGGCTGGCGTTGGGTCGGCTTGGGGTTCATTCAGCTGGTCGCGGCGCTGAATTCACGTCCGGGTGGATGACGGAAATGACTGTCCCGAGAAAAGACGGCGGCCTGCGGCACATGTATCCATGCATATGCCCTTTGATTGCGGCCCGCGGGAGGCAACCCTTGATTGCGGGCCGCGGTAGCATCACCCTTGCAGTTCCGTTGGTTCGACCGAGCACTCTCCTCACACGTTAGCATGTTCGGCATCGGAAAACTTCCATGGGGTTGACAGGATGACACGGCAGCCATCCGAAGCGCCATCAACTCCACTCGCAGCCGTAGATGCGCGGAGGGCTGCAATGGCTCAACCCTGCACAACGCTGTTGTCTATTTCCCCTCAGGTACGTCAGTTGCGTGAAGAAAGGGGTTCCGCATTAGTAACTGAACATTCTCTTCAAAAGGCACGTACATACCTGGTTTCCAGCACAATATACGCTCTTTTTGGGACACAAATGATTGGCAATGTACGAGCACCTCTAATTAATTAAATATCCGACATGACCTGCAAGCTCACCCATCGAGTCATGACACAGCCGAATGACCCCCCAGTCATCAAGGGCGCACCCTCCTTTGTCGGACTCGGTGTGTTCTCGACTGACGAATACGTTCCCAACGGCGGGACTGGACCTGACGGAAACGCCAAGGaatggtatgtatgtacatcaACACGGTACGTCCTGCCGTTTAATTACCTAGGTACGTGTCATGATGCCAAACTGAGCGAAATGCTAACTGAAAGAATCCTGACACGTCTAGGCCAACTTCTATCGGCAGATCCGAAACTTCAAGTTCGACATCACCCAGACCGACCCAAATGCCTACATTTGTGCGATTCATTACCAGGTAGCCCAGGCGACAGAGAGCAGTAAAGAGAGTAGAGCTTCGGAGAATAAACTACAAGCTAAAGTATAATTGCTGCTAAGGAACGCCAAAGAGGGCCAGGACAAGGCATCCAGCCTGGCAAAACGGGTGTCGGAGCGCGGGCGACATTGGCCGGCGAGCTACAGGATAAAGGGGGCAGGGCAAAAGCAAACGAGATGAGGAGGCAGCGACCGAGCGAAGGGGATGAGTGAGGGAGAGAGAAAGTCGAGAGTACAAGGAAGGGACGTCGGAGGGGAGGGCTTCCATTTATGCGGTAGGCATGGCTGCGCCGTGCGAGGACGCGGGTCCGACGTGGCGCTATACCTAGTTAATTCGGACGGCGGCTAAACCCGGCGGGTGCAACAGCGTGTTCGCTTTTACACAGtacaaaacaaaacaacaTAATTAAGAATGCCGTTCCGTATCCGCGACGCCGTCCCGTCCCcctccgacgacgacgccaagTTCATCACGTCGGCCTTTGACTCATCCATCCCGCACCTCTCCAGCATCGGGAGCGCCGGGCAGTGGGGCACCGACCAGCTGTCGGTCGCCCGCCCGGGCTTCCTGGCCCGCCATGCAAGCGCCATCGCCGACGCCGAAGCGTACCGCCTCGCCTCCTCTAGCTCTAGCTCGGGCGCGCCTATTAAAAATAAGCCCGTGCGCGTCCTCatcgccgaggccgccctGCCCGGccgcgacgacggcgacggggcCGGCCACGAACAGCAGCGGTATTACCTCCCCGTGGGCGCGGCGACGCTGCGCGCCAATTACCTGCCCCAGTACGTGCTCGATCAGGAGCACCTGCAGGGCGTGACCGGTCCGCTGCTGGCGGGCGCCGCTggggagggcggcggcgacttCATGTACCTCGAGGTCCTCATCACCGACTTCCGCGAGCCGGCCCGGGATTACCGCAAGGGTGCCGGGGCCGCGCTGGTGCAGTATGCGAAGGAGTGGGTGGGCAAGGAGCTGGGCATGCATGCCATGTACGTGGATTGCTGGGCGGGGAATGGGGAAAAATTGGTTAGGTACATaatttcttcttcttcttcttcttctttaggGACTGGGTGACCAAAAGGTTGTGTTCGAAGTTTAGTTTAATTATAGCGACGAAAGAGGGAACAAATTTTGTTTGTTCGAGGCTTGATGGTTTGCTGACTGCGAGACAGGTTCTATGAGTCTCAGGGTTTCAAAAGGATTGATGGCTTTGTCACCAAGAGGCCGGATGGGGAGGAGTGGCGGGGAATGTTTTTGCGAATGGATCTCAAAGGCTCCCAGTAAGTAATTAATTACCTTGCCTACGTACTTCGATGAAATATAATCAAGCCCCCTCGGTGGTCTTGAGATAATTAGTAGATATTCCCCTGGTTTTTGTGTGCACAAATCTGCCCGAGGGATTCAATGGAACGTACTGTATTACCTATTAACTAATATGGTATTGAGCTCCTTGGAAATGTCAGTACACCATGACATGCTGTTCCTCCCCCCAATCGACGGCAAAGCTAGGGAACTGTTCCTGTTTCACTTGAATTCGGCCACTAGACTGTCGGGCTGTTGCAACGTGCATAATTACTCCGTATTAATCAGTGCATAGGATGCCCATTTTGACGAACGCGGGACATAACTAGGAAGAAAATCCATCATCTTCCACGCGGTAATTACCTAAGAAAGGTGACAGAAACCCTTATTCATAGCCCGAGCGCCTTCCAGAGATCACCTAGGTTAATTACTTCTAAATAATCCAATAAACTCTTCATCCCTTCGAGACACCCTCTTCTCCTGTAACTTGTCCCCGGTGCCATTCCAGGGTAATGAGGGCTCAGTTAATTACACTGCACCCACATCACATAGAACCCGAAGCTCACGTCCGAGACCGTGGACCGGTAGGCGTCCCCGTCGTCGGAGTCGGCGGGGTCGTGTGACGAGGAGAGCCCAAAGCTGACCTCCATCCGGGGCTGCTCCTCGGTCGTGGCACAGCTCGTCCTCGCCCGCGTCGTCCGCGAGCTGCCCTCGGGAGGGAAAACATTCATGGTTAGGTTGAAGGCCCCGTCGTAGATACCAGAATACCTGTCTGCCATGCCCCCGTCGACCGCCACGTCTGTCTCCGGCTCCCTCGACCCTGAGCTGGACGCCTGTCGTTTGTTTGATAAAAAATAATTAACAGCAGGACCACCGTCAGAACACATGCGCGCCGTCTCATTGAATTCtgagaaacaaaaaaaacaATAAAACCCTCTGTGCCTCTGGGTAATGAGGAATAAGGTAGCACGGTTTGGGAAACGTAACGGAGGGTAATTAAATGATTGATTAATAACATACCGGAAAGTATCCGACCCCGACCTCGGCCGTGTCGAGGAAGGCGCGCCGGGCAAGCTCAGCTCTCCCAGACAGCTCGACCGCGATGACGGTGAAGGCCATCCCCGTGGGCAGGCCGCGGAAGGCGAGGCGGACGTGCTCGCAGGCGACCTTGCCGGCCAGCTGGCGGGCGAAGCGCGCGTGAGGGAAGAAGAAGTTGCCGCCCGCGAGAGCCACGCCGCACTCCTCCTCCGGGGGCACCTTCTCCGGAGATGAGTAGACGCCGCTCGCGTCGAGATCAAGGTAGTCGAGCGGGTTGGGGGTTGGTTGTCGCGGGCTGAGACTCCGGATCGCTTGGGCAGGACGTGGCGCGTGGAGAAGAGTGAAGAGCAGGGCCGAGGCGGCGATGGAGGAGAAAGTTTGAATTCGCGCAAGCATTTCTGTATCGTGGTTGCTGTGGTGCGACTCAGGaggtaattataattatcgACGGAACAATCGCTGCTGTTGTTCTGCTCCGTACGATGGGGAGATAGGAAATTATTATAGGGAATAGGAGAAGAATGCAAAAGGATATTAAATAATACCGGAGGGTAGCCTGATATACGAAGAGCCGCAACCTCCCAAGTGATTGTCGAACGGTTCTTGTATATATTTCTTTCCTCTCCTGGGTCACCGAGCCCGTAAAAAGGACTTCCGTCCTAAGATTCGTTGCGCAAACCCTCCGAGCTTATTACACTAATACAATACACAAAACAGGCTAAACTCCAGCCAGCAGAAAACAAAGGAATTACACTCCAGCGATTGCAACCCAAGATACCTAGCTTAATAAATTACCATATCGCTGATCACCAGTGATGTGTTTCGTAGCAGAAAGCTACATCTTGGCGTCCAAAAATATCCATGGATCTATGGCCGTATGTAGCATCCTCCCgagataataactattaattACCAGGCACCTAGGTAATTAGTACCTTGGAGAATTGTTGTTCGATGCTCACTCTTCTACCGTCCGACGAAGTATTATCTCGTCTATCTGAagcgcaaaaaaaaaagaaagaaagaaagaaaacatATAATTAACACACTCAGTTTTCAGCTCAAAGCATGACCTCGAAAACCCCCGAGTTACAGGAGGACAACCGGCGTACCCCCCAGGCTCCCACCACCATTCCCACCCCCGCCCCCGGCCGAGAGGGAGGACAGGACGTCAGCGTCCTCCAGGGACCCTCTCCAAGCTGCGGGTGTCCGGATCGATCCAGCGGTAGGCTGGCCAGTCCAAGTGGACGTGTTCGGGGCGGATCTCGGAGGCGCGGAACTCGTCTCGGATTCGGGCAAGCGCGCCCGCCACCGCCTCGTCGGCCGGGTCGGCCAGCCCGGCCAGCATGGCGAACATGAGCGTGCCCAGATACTGGTTGCGCGCCTGGTCGTGCAGGCCCTTGGCGCAGAGGAGGAAGGTGGATGCGTCCCGGCTCCGGTCCTGGTCCCGATCGTGATTCCGATCCCGATCCCGGTCGAGggtcttctcctcctcctgctcctcctcctcttcctcttcttcttcttcttctcctctttTTCTCTTCCGGTTCGATATCTAAGAGTACTGAAAATCCTGACCTTGATTTTCCGGTGGCGGATGTATGACAGCCAAGGAGCAAAAAGGCCAGTCCAGTCAGGTAAGGTAACAGTAATAAGATCCTGGCATCCGGCGGGAGAGAGACGCTTTGGCTGAGAGGATCTGCTGGTGAATTTAACTCTTGATGATCAATAGTGCGACGGCCCCCTCCAGCTGTCAGAAAAAGGGCCCCCCTGGCCCAGACGTTTTCGCCGTCTTGAGCATGGCGGCGCCAACCTGGCGCAGTGCAGCGCGCACATGATAATTATGTATTAGTGCCATGATATCCACAGGGAATACGGGAAagaaggaggggggagggggacaAGTCCAGGCCAGCCAACCCCCATGAGTGGACGGGTCTTCATCCGCGCCCAGCAGCGAATCGCGGCCCATCCCCCCTCTCTCAACAGATGCCCTCCCCTCGACGGAAGCGGACCACCATGATGCACGCAGACGGGTCCTTTTCGGTGACCACATCTTCAAGAGCAGAACCGCTCCCCGCTTCTCTCATCCAAGCCCGGTTTCACTCGGGAGGCAGATACCTAATTACCCACTGCCTTCGCACTAGTTTCTTCACCTGCAGGGCGCGAGACCCTACGCAGTACGTGTACCCCATCACTGTTGTCAGTCTGTACACTCTTGTGAGTACAAGTACGGATAGATACTGCCCAATTAAGTCCAGCTAGCGTAGCGGTGTAAATACGGTTATGCCTGTTCCAGCAGactctttcttttttctattctttttttgttttcGCCCACTACTTACCCGACCGCACCTGACTTGACGAAACTCCCGGTGGGCCGACGATCGCCACATCCCTTCCATCAGCACTCTGGCCGCAGGGTGGTTGATTTTCCCCAGATTTTTCCCAGATTGTCACTTCGTCTTCCCCCCATTGACGTACCACAAGTCTTAACGGTCTTCGAAGCGGGCTCGCTTTCACGTACGGTCCGCGTAAATATCCATGGCGTTGGGAGTGAAGATGGTAGTAATAACACTGGACAGACCGAGGCTCTCAGACACAACTTATTACATTTCTCTGTCATCGGGGCTCGGTCGCCTGTCGTAGCAACGCAGGCGACGAGTCTCCTCTTCTCAAGTTGGTTTTCGTCTTAATTAACTCCCTATTCAGCTTCTCTTCCATATCTACCCTGTTCCTCAATCTTCCtcccttcttcttttctttaaGATGTCTTCTGGTTTCTTCCTCCTGCGAAGATATCGACAGTCTCCTAAAGAGGGAATGCTGCACAGGGAGAGCGCTTCCGTCCTTTCATTTTCAAGGTTCCTTCTCCCACAAACTCATACGAGCCCGGTATCCAATTCTAAATCAAGAGATCTCTCCCTTGAATCAAATAAATTTGAAGATTCAAGGTTTTGCTTAATTACAACTCTCAACGCATATTAGGCCAGAGTATTTAGGTCATGCTCATAGTTCTCAGCGTAAGCCCCTCGGCCCCTTGAAACGGAGCATGAGAACCGTGCTTCCGCGGACCATAGATGTAATGGCGCCTATCAGGAAACAGCCCAGGACCAAACGCCCAACATCTTGGCATCATCGAGTTGAGAGTATGAGCCTGCTTCTCGTGGTTTCCCACTTGGCTGTTTACCGGTTCTCCCTAACCCGCCTATCGAGGTATTACATGTCATTTGCATGCATGTACTGTATATACATGCTTTTCAAACAAACACCGCGCAGCAGCTTGAACGCATTGTTGTTCCACTCTATGTCGCCTGGAGCAGAAGCGCGGCTCACGCAACGCGTAACTGCTGGAGCGCATGTTGCCATTCTATGGCAACGACTGCCCTGTAGTTGTTTCTACATGGTTCGGCATCACAGCCAAACACACCCCGCCCCTTTTTCTTTCTACAAATGTCTACTTCCGTTTTGAAATCCGCTCAGACACTCTTCGGACTTTCGCCGGAGGCCGCGAGTCTTCGCCCTCGctgtcttcttcttcttcttcttcgtcctcctcgacgTCATCATGATCGACCTCATCCTCATCAAGCGATTCCGCATCCGCCAACTCATCCATCACGTCGTCAAGctcctcgtcgtcttcctcgtctgAATCCGAAACTCCGCCGGCCGCAGTCGGGAAATCATCATCTTCGTCCGCGGCGTCCGGCCCGCCAGTCCCATTGGTGAGCGCCTTGCCGCCGAGAGCCTCCTGCCCCTCCACGTAGACCACACCGGGCTCGTCAACGTCCTCCCCCTCTTCCTCGCTCGACTCTTCCTCGTCCCCACCGCGACTCCGGGGGGCCCCACCAGCCTTGATCGACTTCCGGAACTTCATCTGAGCATCCAGCATGTCCAGCTTCCCTTTGAGAGCCAGCAGACTGGGCAGACCCCGAGAACGTTCCTCCAGAACACGACTGAGCTCGCCTAGCCGTGCAATAAGATCCGGCTGCGTGACGAGCGC
Coding sequences within it:
- a CDS encoding glycoside hydrolase family 55 protein (CAZy_ID 270016); this encodes MTCKLTHRVMTQPNDPPVIKGAPSFVGLGVFSTDEYVPNGGTGPDGNAKEWYANFYRQIRNFKFDITQTDPNAYICAIHYQVAQATESRQGIQPGKTGVGARATLAGELQDKGGRAKANEMRRQRPSEGDE